In Desulfovibrio sp. 86, the following proteins share a genomic window:
- a CDS encoding formate hydrogenlyase maturation HycH family protein, with protein MTEMVRFHALRRKFLDTQKDLPESDATKQVMYYSLAIGHHVGVIDCLVKVLECPKDAYETWVGLLPQGEARRKMSGLLTFGEIHIDANHAGMLGKAFAQAMPGMDEPYRGWSAALMEQLAAIQQEPALYLMVQLPRRME; from the coding sequence ATGACTGAGATGGTCCGCTTTCACGCGCTGCGGCGAAAATTTCTGGATACCCAAAAGGATCTTCCCGAATCAGACGCCACAAAGCAGGTCATGTACTATTCCCTTGCCATCGGGCATCACGTGGGGGTTATCGACTGCCTCGTCAAGGTGCTGGAATGCCCCAAAGACGCCTATGAGACATGGGTGGGCCTGCTGCCGCAGGGCGAGGCCCGCCGCAAGATGTCGGGCTTGCTGACCTTTGGCGAAATACACATTGACGCGAACCATGCGGGCATGCTGGGCAAGGCTTTTGCCCAAGCCATGCCTGGCATGGACGAACCGTACAGGGGCTGGAGCGCCGCCCTTATGGAACAGCTGGCCGCCATTCAGCAAGAACCAGCACTCTACCTCATGGTGCAGTTGCCCCGGAGGATGGAATGA
- the hycI gene encoding hydrogenase maturation peptidase HycI — MTAPAPQTCSVVLTVGNSLMGDDGAGPLLCERLEAAPVPGWTVVDGGSMPENVTYAVKAMKPQRLLIVDVAALGLPPGEMRFVDKERIRVMGIASTHNMPLSFIMDELKQEIEQVVFLGIQPQEVGFCLPVTDAVQQAVDRIHAGLAGGLADIPWLP, encoded by the coding sequence ATGACCGCTCCTGCACCCCAGACCTGCAGCGTGGTGCTGACAGTGGGCAACAGCCTGATGGGCGACGACGGCGCAGGCCCGCTTTTGTGCGAACGCCTGGAAGCCGCGCCCGTCCCGGGCTGGACTGTGGTAGACGGCGGTTCCATGCCCGAAAACGTCACGTATGCCGTCAAGGCCATGAAGCCGCAGCGCCTGCTTATTGTGGACGTTGCCGCACTGGGGCTGCCCCCCGGTGAAATGCGCTTTGTGGACAAGGAACGCATCCGGGTCATGGGCATAGCCAGCACACATAACATGCCGCTTTCATTCATTATGGATGAACTGAAACAGGAAATCGAGCAGGTTGTGTTTCTGGGCATTCAGCCACAGGAGGTGGGCTTTTGCCTGCCAGTGACCGATGCCGTGCAGCAGGCGGTGGATCGCATCCACGCGGGGCTGGCAGGTGGTCTTGCCGACATTCCCTGGCTGCCCTGA
- a CDS encoding 4Fe-4S dicluster domain-containing protein — MKKRIAANPGRCIGCRTCEIACALAHSELRIEDMTASDFKARVAILKYEDISTPVACRQCEDAPCAAACPCGAIVVNSESVTVLREKCIGCKACIMACPYGVMRVTSHRVRRTVCGKPLGYSQKALAQKCDLCASVPEGPSCVRACPTNVLFVVEDETVQPAGTVAFQ; from the coding sequence ATGAAAAAACGCATAGCGGCCAACCCGGGGCGGTGCATAGGCTGCCGCACCTGTGAGATAGCCTGCGCCCTGGCGCACAGTGAACTGCGTATCGAAGACATGACCGCCTCTGACTTCAAAGCCAGAGTTGCCATCCTGAAGTACGAAGACATCAGCACGCCGGTGGCCTGCCGCCAGTGTGAGGACGCCCCCTGCGCCGCCGCCTGCCCCTGCGGAGCCATTGTGGTGAACAGCGAAAGCGTCACCGTGCTGCGTGAGAAGTGCATAGGCTGCAAGGCCTGCATCATGGCCTGTCCTTACGGGGTCATGCGGGTCACAAGCCACAGGGTACGCCGCACAGTTTGCGGCAAACCGCTGGGCTACAGCCAAAAGGCCCTGGCGCAAAAGTGCGACCTGTGCGCCAGCGTGCCCGAAGGTCCCTCCTGCGTGCGGGCCTGCCCCACCAACGTGCTGTTTGTGGTGGAGGATGAAACGGTGCAGCCCGCAGGAACTGTCGCATTTCAATGA
- the fdhF gene encoding formate dehydrogenase subunit alpha — MKKVIEVCPYCASGCKINLLVENGKVVGAEGANGLTNQGALCLKGLYGWDFINDTKILTPRVKNPMIRRKRGGEFEAVSWDTAIDYAASRLTAIKNDFGPDSIMVSGSSRSTGNETNYIMQKFARAALGTNNVDCCARVUHGPSVAGLQQSVGNGAMSNSIVEIEDTKCIFIFGWNPADSHPIIARRVVKAKEKGATIIVCDPRKIETARIADLHVPLKNGSNVAFVNALMHVIIHEDLADKEFIEKHTTGFEELKAIVDNYAPETVTEITGIDAETIRKTAHMYATAPDGAGIYWGMGVCQFYQGVETVRALTSMALITGNLGKPHTGVAPVRGQNNVQGACDMGALPNVFVGYQSVLDPAMREKFAKAWGVPVERMSSKVGHYLSEVASSAASGRLKAFYCMGEDPLQTEPDLPGVRSGFSKLDLLIVQDCFMTKTAAVADVIFPTTTWGEHEGVYSAADRGFQRFYKAVEPQGDVKVDWDIICRLSTAMGYPMRYNNTREIWDELISLSPKYAEATYEKLDADGGLGYIQWPCTKDAPNGTQVLYAQPDGSIRFETADGLGHLFTVDWVPPVEKTSSEFPLVLSTVREVGHYSCRSMTGNCKALAALADEPGFVQMNDKDAEALGIRDHELVWVQSHHSKVITRAQVSPRTNQGAVYMTYQWWVGACNELVGEVLSPITKTPEYKYVPVRVEKIEDQTWAESYVVQVYSELKQRLRKEKADGSAQKVPA, encoded by the coding sequence ATGAAAAAAGTAATAGAAGTCTGCCCCTACTGCGCTTCGGGCTGCAAGATCAACCTGCTGGTTGAAAACGGCAAGGTCGTGGGCGCTGAAGGCGCCAACGGCCTGACCAACCAGGGGGCTCTGTGTCTCAAGGGTCTGTATGGCTGGGACTTTATCAACGACACAAAAATCCTGACCCCAAGGGTCAAAAACCCCATGATCCGCCGCAAGCGCGGCGGCGAGTTTGAGGCTGTCTCGTGGGATACGGCCATCGACTACGCCGCATCGCGCCTCACGGCCATCAAAAATGACTTTGGCCCCGACTCCATCATGGTATCCGGGTCCTCGCGTTCCACCGGCAACGAAACCAATTACATAATGCAAAAATTCGCCCGCGCGGCTCTCGGCACCAATAATGTCGACTGCTGCGCGCGGGTCTGACACGGCCCATCGGTTGCAGGTCTGCAACAATCTGTCGGCAATGGCGCAATGAGCAACTCCATTGTGGAGATTGAAGATACCAAATGCATATTCATCTTTGGCTGGAATCCGGCAGATTCCCATCCAATCATCGCCCGCAGGGTGGTGAAAGCCAAAGAAAAAGGGGCGACCATCATTGTCTGTGACCCGCGCAAGATTGAAACTGCGCGCATCGCCGACCTGCATGTGCCCCTGAAAAACGGTTCCAACGTGGCCTTCGTCAATGCCCTGATGCACGTCATCATCCATGAAGATCTGGCCGACAAGGAGTTCATAGAAAAGCACACCACAGGTTTTGAGGAACTCAAGGCCATTGTGGACAACTATGCTCCCGAAACGGTCACGGAAATAACGGGCATTGACGCGGAAACCATTCGCAAGACCGCCCACATGTATGCCACTGCCCCCGATGGGGCGGGCATATACTGGGGCATGGGCGTATGCCAGTTCTATCAGGGCGTGGAAACCGTGCGGGCACTGACCTCCATGGCTCTGATTACCGGCAACCTGGGCAAACCCCACACCGGCGTTGCGCCGGTGCGCGGGCAAAACAACGTGCAGGGCGCCTGCGACATGGGCGCGCTGCCCAACGTGTTTGTGGGTTACCAAAGCGTGCTCGACCCTGCCATGCGCGAGAAATTCGCCAAGGCCTGGGGCGTTCCTGTGGAGCGCATGTCGTCAAAGGTTGGCCATTACCTGAGCGAAGTCGCCTCAAGCGCTGCCTCAGGCAGGCTCAAGGCCTTCTACTGCATGGGTGAAGACCCCTTGCAGACAGAACCTGACCTTCCCGGCGTGCGCAGTGGTTTCAGCAAGCTTGACCTGCTCATCGTGCAGGACTGCTTTATGACCAAGACCGCAGCCGTGGCCGACGTGATCTTTCCCACGACCACGTGGGGCGAACACGAAGGCGTGTATTCGGCTGCCGACCGTGGTTTCCAGCGCTTCTACAAGGCTGTGGAACCGCAGGGCGACGTAAAGGTGGACTGGGACATCATCTGCCGCCTGTCCACGGCCATGGGCTATCCCATGCGCTACAACAATACCAGGGAGATCTGGGACGAACTGATCTCGCTTTCGCCCAAGTATGCGGAAGCTACCTATGAAAAACTCGATGCAGACGGCGGGCTTGGCTACATTCAGTGGCCCTGCACCAAGGATGCCCCAAACGGCACCCAGGTGCTTTATGCCCAGCCTGACGGAAGCATCAGGTTTGAAACTGCCGACGGACTGGGACACCTGTTTACGGTGGACTGGGTTCCGCCTGTGGAAAAAACCAGCTCCGAGTTCCCTCTGGTGCTCTCTACAGTGCGCGAAGTGGGCCACTACTCCTGCCGCTCCATGACAGGCAACTGCAAGGCGCTGGCGGCACTGGCGGACGAACCCGGCTTTGTGCAGATGAACGACAAGGATGCGGAAGCCCTTGGCATCCGCGACCATGAACTTGTATGGGTGCAGTCGCACCACTCCAAGGTCATCACCCGGGCGCAGGTCAGCCCGCGCACCAACCAGGGCGCGGTGTACATGACCTACCAATGGTGGGTCGGCGCATGCAACGAATTGGTGGGCGAGGTGTTAAGCCCCATCACCAAAACGCCGGAATACAAGTATGTGCCTGTCCGTGTTGAAAAAATAGAGGATCAGACCTGGGCCGAAAGCTATGTTGTGCAGGTGTACAGCGAACTGAAGCAGCGCCTGCGCAAAGAAAAGGCCGACGGCTCAGCCCAGAAAGTCCCTGCCTGA